A portion of the Polaribacter cellanae genome contains these proteins:
- a CDS encoding type II toxin-antitoxin system RelE/ParE family toxin produces MNIYFSEIAKFRFKKLTDYLLENWNLQVKNDFLKKFDLKISQIKTHPYNCIESFEYKGLYKCVITKQTTLFYRVSEKLQEIEIITIFDTKQNPNKLYKDL; encoded by the coding sequence ATGAATATTTATTTTTCTGAAATCGCAAAATTTAGGTTTAAAAAGTTAACAGATTATTTATTAGAAAACTGGAACTTACAAGTTAAAAACGATTTTCTTAAAAAATTTGATCTTAAAATTTCGCAAATAAAAACGCATCCTTATAATTGTATAGAATCTTTTGAATACAAAGGACTTTATAAATGCGTAATCACTAAACAAACAACTTTATTTTATCGAGTTTCTGAAAAACTTCAAGAAATAGAAATAATTACAATCTTCGACACCAAACAAAACCCTAATAAGTTATACAAGGATTTATAA